The DNA sequence GCTCTGGCCGCCCATCGAGACGCCGCGGTTCGTCCCCGCGAGGTTGGCGGCGACGAGGAACACCTGGTTCTCGACGGCGCGGGTGCGCGTGAGGAGGTGCCAGTGGTCGGTGCGGGCCGCGGGCCACGCCGACGTGACGAGGAGGAACTCGACCCCGCGGTCGACGAGTTGCCGGTAGAGTTCGGGAAACCGCAGGTCGTAACAGGTCGTGAGGCCGACGGTGCCGAGGGGCGTCTCGGCGGCGACCACCTCCTCGCCCGGCGTCAGGAGTTCGCTCTCCTCGGACTCGTAGCCGAACAGGTGGACCTTCCGGTACGAGGCGAGTCGCTCGCCGTCGGGGCCGAACAGCAGACTCGTGTTGTACAGGTCGTCGCCGTCGCGTTCGACGACGCTCCCGCCGTGGAGGTGGATTCCGAGTTCGTCGGCAACCCCGGCGAGACGCGTCGCCGTCGGGCCGTCGACCGGTTCGGCGGCGTCGTCGTAGGCGTCGAACGCGAAGTAGCCGACGTTCCACATCTCCGGGAGGACGACCAGTTCCGCGCCCCGTTCGGCGGCGTCGCGGACGCGCGAGACGGCGCGTTCGACGTTCGATTCGACCGACTCCTCGGCCGTCAGTTGGACGGCTGCCACGTTCATAACCGACGTATCCGGGTGCGTCGCTTATCAGTTATCGTGCCGATGCCGATGTCGTAACTGATTTACCTGCTGTTTAGGTATGCCTAAACCAACGATGTCTGGAGACGCGCGGACTGGTCGGCTGCTGGACCGTCTCGGGGCGTTCGCGTGGGTGGACGCGACGCTCCTGTCGGTCTGTCTGACGAGTGTCGCGGTGGTGGTTCTCGGCGGCCTGGTGCAGGTGAGTTTCGGGACGTACTCGATGACGCTCGAACAGGCGTGGCGGGCCGTCCTCGACACGACGGTGCTGTTGGACCCCCGCTGGATGCTCAACTTCGTCCTCGGGGAGGAGCTGATGCGTGCGGTCACGGGCTTTCGGGGCGAGTTGCCCGAACTGCCCACCGAGACGCTCATCGTCTGGAACATCCGCCTGCCGCGCGTCTTCGTGGGCATCCTCGTCGGCGCGAACCTCGCCGTCTCGGGGGCCATCTTCCAGGCGGTCACGCGGAACGAACTCGCCAGCCCGTACATCCTCGGCGTGAGTTCCGGCGCGGGACTGGCTATCCTCCTGACGCTCGTCGTCTTCAGCGGTCTCGCCCCGTTCCTCCCCCTCATCGCCGCCGCCGGCGGTGCCGCCGCGTTCATCATCGTATACACCATCGCGTGGCAGAACGGCACCTCGCCGGTCAGACTCGTCCTCGCGGGCGTCATCGTCTCCACCATCTTCCAGTCGCTGCAGACGGGGCTGTTCTTCTTCGCCGACGACCTGGCCGTCGTCCAGAGCGCCATCGCGTGGACCACCGGGTCGCTGACGGGCGTCGACTGGGAGCAGGTCAGGCTCGCGCTCCCCTCGACGACGCTCGCCGTCGCCCTCGCCGCCCTCGGCGCGCGGCAGTTGAACGTCCTCCTCCTCGGCGAGCAGACGGCGCGCTCGCTCGGCATGTCGGTCGAGCGGACCCGATTTCTCCTCTCGGGCGTCGCCATCCTCGCGGCCAGCGCCGCCATCGCCGTCGCGGGCATCGTCGGTTTCGTCGGCCTCATCGTCCCGCACGTCGTCCGCAACCTCGTCGGGAGCGACTACAAGCGCCTGATGGTCGGCTGTCTGTTCGTCGGTCCGGCGCTGATGGTGCTGGCGGACGTGGGTGCGCGACTGGCGATGGCGCCCGTTCAGGTGCCCGTCGGCATCGTCACGGGCCTCGTCGGCGGTCCGTACTTCCTCTACCTCATGCGGAAACAGCAGAATCTGGGTGACGTCTAGATGGCCGAGAGCGAGCACGAAGACGAGCACACGAGCATGACCCGGACACAGAGCGACGGAGCGACCGAGACGGACCGTACGACGAACGGCACCGACGGGTCCGACGAGACGAGCGCTCTCGTCGGCGACGACCTGACGCTGTCGTACGCGACGAGCGAGGAACCGGTCGTCGAGTGCGACCGCATCGACGTCCCGCGGGGGGAGATAACCGCCCTCGTCGGCCCGAACGGGAGCGGCAAGAGCACGCTGTTGAAGGCGCTCTCGAAGCAACTCGCGCCCGACGCCGGGAACGTCCTCCTCGACGGGAAGGCGATTCAGGAGTACGGCGACAAGGAGTTCGCGCGCGAACTCGGCCTGCTCTCGCAGGAGAACGAGTCGCCGAACTCCATCACCGTCGAGGAGTTGGCGTACCACGGCCGCTACCCTCACCGCGGCTTCTTCGAGCAGGTGGACGAGGAGGACGAGGAGGCGGTCGAACGCGCCATCGAACTCGCCGGGGTCGGGCACCTCCGCGACCAGACGGTCGGCAACCTCAGCGGCGGCCAGAAGCAACTGGCGTGGATAGCGATGGTGCTCGCACAGGACACGGACGTTCTCCTCCTCGACGAACCGACGACGTACCTCGACTTGCACCACCAGATGCGCGTGATGGAGACGGTCCAGCAACTGAACGACCGGCGCGACGTCACCGTCGCCGTCGTCCTCCACGACATCGCGCAGGCCGCCCGCTTCGCCGACTACCTCATCGCCCTG is a window from the Halogeometricum rufum genome containing:
- a CDS encoding carbon-nitrogen family hydrolase, translating into MNVAAVQLTAEESVESNVERAVSRVRDAAERGAELVVLPEMWNVGYFAFDAYDDAAEPVDGPTATRLAGVADELGIHLHGGSVVERDGDDLYNTSLLFGPDGERLASYRKVHLFGYESEESELLTPGEEVVAAETPLGTVGLTTCYDLRFPELYRQLVDRGVEFLLVTSAWPAARTDHWHLLTRTRAVENQVFLVAANLAGTNRGVSMGGQSVVVDPWGVQRANAGDGDRTVVADVDREEVDRVRSEFPALHDRRFDAAYSLDG
- a CDS encoding FecCD family ABC transporter permease, translated to MSGDARTGRLLDRLGAFAWVDATLLSVCLTSVAVVVLGGLVQVSFGTYSMTLEQAWRAVLDTTVLLDPRWMLNFVLGEELMRAVTGFRGELPELPTETLIVWNIRLPRVFVGILVGANLAVSGAIFQAVTRNELASPYILGVSSGAGLAILLTLVVFSGLAPFLPLIAAAGGAAAFIIVYTIAWQNGTSPVRLVLAGVIVSTIFQSLQTGLFFFADDLAVVQSAIAWTTGSLTGVDWEQVRLALPSTTLAVALAALGARQLNVLLLGEQTARSLGMSVERTRFLLSGVAILAASAAIAVAGIVGFVGLIVPHVVRNLVGSDYKRLMVGCLFVGPALMVLADVGARLAMAPVQVPVGIVTGLVGGPYFLYLMRKQQNLGDV
- a CDS encoding ABC transporter ATP-binding protein, producing the protein MTRTQSDGATETDRTTNGTDGSDETSALVGDDLTLSYATSEEPVVECDRIDVPRGEITALVGPNGSGKSTLLKALSKQLAPDAGNVLLDGKAIQEYGDKEFARELGLLSQENESPNSITVEELAYHGRYPHRGFFEQVDEEDEEAVERAIELAGVGHLRDQTVGNLSGGQKQLAWIAMVLAQDTDVLLLDEPTTYLDLHHQMRVMETVQQLNDRRDVTVAVVLHDIAQAARFADYLIALQDGEVYDWGPPSEVVTEELLADVFRVEAAVSYTPDPEIVPKHSL